A window of Ignavibacterium sp. contains these coding sequences:
- a CDS encoding MurR/RpiR family transcriptional regulator: protein MVSRYKEIREKIQSKFDSLPNNQRKVADFVIDNFDNIPFVDVHEVSRLVGVSVASVIRFAQSVGFTGFSELRDAVSDSLKKHLKKKEIFPLFEKSNLENDLLTSVANMDVKNINDTLSIIDREVFNLVIEEIVKSNRVYTAGLGISYLLAEILSYQLTQVGVDASVLKHTHTLFHEQILYMNKNDLLMCFSFPPYSKETVDVAKYAHQNGIKVISITNKSTSPIAVFSKAVLTVKSENMLFTNSFAAISVIINAIATACAVKNKAKAKKVLKESEKIMIEQDQVIL from the coding sequence ATGGTAAGTCGTTATAAAGAAATACGAGAAAAAATTCAAAGCAAGTTTGATTCTCTTCCAAACAATCAACGGAAGGTTGCTGATTTTGTAATTGATAATTTTGATAACATCCCTTTTGTTGATGTTCATGAGGTTTCAAGACTTGTTGGAGTAAGCGTCGCGTCTGTAATAAGATTTGCGCAAAGTGTTGGATTTACAGGATTCAGCGAACTTCGTGATGCTGTTTCAGATTCACTCAAAAAACATCTGAAGAAAAAAGAAATATTTCCGCTGTTTGAAAAAAGTAATCTTGAAAATGATTTACTCACTTCGGTTGCAAATATGGATGTTAAGAATATTAACGATACTCTATCCATAATTGATCGTGAAGTGTTTAATCTTGTCATTGAAGAAATTGTTAAATCTAACAGAGTCTATACCGCCGGACTGGGAATATCTTATCTTCTTGCAGAAATTCTTTCTTATCAGCTAACTCAGGTTGGAGTTGATGCTTCAGTATTAAAACATACACACACTTTGTTTCATGAGCAGATTTTATATATGAACAAAAATGATCTGTTAATGTGCTTTTCATTTCCACCATACTCAAAAGAAACTGTGGATGTTGCAAAATATGCCCATCAGAACGGAATAAAAGTGATAAGCATTACGAACAAATCAACATCACCAATAGCTGTATTCTCAAAGGCGGTGCTTACAGTAAAAAGTGAGAACATGCTTTTTACAAATTCATTCGCTGCTATTTCAGTAATAATAAATGCAATCGCAACTGCTTGTGCTGTTAAGAATAAAGCAAAGGCGAAAAAAGTTCTTAAAGAGAGTGAAAAAATAATGATCGAACAGGATCAGGTTATTTTATAA
- a CDS encoding TonB-dependent receptor, with amino-acid sequence MKKILLIILLFSFHLFAGTTGKLAGVIKDADNGEPLVGANVLIEGTSFGAATNANGEYVILNIPPGRYNVRISFIGYETVLMQNVAIIVDQTTNLSVNLKPQTVQVGEVVVTAKTPLIQKDLTSSISVISRDEIEALPVSTFTELLSLQAGVVGSGSNLHVRGGRANEIAYMIDGMLVVDPLLGGLATQVNNDAIQEMSLLSGTFNAEYGNALSGVVNIVTRDGSDRLSGKFEYRTSEFGIERYQSLHESRVNGSLSGPLLTNDLKFFISAEQDKRGSYLPFGYNNDRTFFTKLTTTAIPYVKVSLSNRGSLGRRQNYSHEFKYIPEQYLRRRTDSWQTGLYITHTVQNNFFYDLKFSYFNQGFYSGIDKDTSQYLSTSQREYLPIGTGFEFFAKADPLELIDSRTVTLDGKLDAVWQFNNTNEVKFGASYKKHRLKYFYVYDPKRNFPYKNDYVTEPFELAGYIQDKIELPYLVINLGLRFDYMNANITFRNNPLDPNSLVKAKSRSQLSPRVGIAHPISDRTKLHFSYGHFFQNPDFQYLFENNQYDLNVREPLIGQPGLDAQRTISYEVGIAHQFSDRIAINLTTYYKDITGLIGTRYYFPFQDGRYIGYTLYVNEDYANVKGFEINLDIRPDRYFSGGLSYTYSVAKGSASSETEQYPGTQESTLLYYLDFDRTHVLNVTGSYTIPENEGPVLFDKHIFDRMDFSFVFRASSGAPYTPGGRDVGFVIKNSLRQPGTYTLDLMIGKEFEIMNQLKVRLFAEILNVTDHRNILYVYRDTGEPDFTFEGNHSVEWMRDPSNFGPPRSIRLGTTIRF; translated from the coding sequence ATGAAAAAGATATTATTAATTATTCTTTTGTTTTCATTTCATCTGTTTGCTGGAACAACAGGTAAATTAGCCGGTGTGATTAAAGATGCTGATAACGGCGAACCACTCGTTGGTGCAAATGTTCTGATTGAAGGGACTTCATTTGGTGCAGCCACTAATGCAAATGGAGAATATGTTATCCTCAACATTCCACCCGGAAGATACAATGTGCGAATTTCTTTCATTGGTTATGAAACTGTTTTGATGCAGAATGTTGCAATCATAGTTGATCAGACCACAAACTTGTCTGTGAATTTAAAACCGCAGACAGTTCAGGTCGGAGAAGTTGTTGTAACTGCAAAAACTCCTCTGATACAAAAAGATTTAACAAGCTCAATATCGGTTATTAGTCGTGATGAAATTGAAGCACTTCCTGTTTCAACTTTTACTGAGTTACTTTCACTTCAGGCAGGAGTTGTAGGAAGTGGTTCAAATCTGCATGTTCGTGGTGGAAGAGCTAACGAAATTGCATATATGATTGACGGAATGCTTGTGGTTGATCCATTGCTCGGTGGACTTGCAACACAGGTTAATAATGATGCAATTCAGGAAATGAGTTTACTAAGCGGAACATTTAATGCTGAATATGGAAATGCCTTGAGTGGTGTTGTCAACATCGTTACTCGTGATGGTTCTGATAGACTTTCCGGGAAGTTTGAATACAGAACTTCAGAATTTGGAATAGAAAGATATCAGAGTTTACACGAATCAAGAGTTAACGGAAGTTTGAGCGGTCCGCTTCTTACTAATGATTTAAAGTTTTTTATTTCTGCCGAGCAGGATAAAAGAGGAAGTTATCTTCCATTTGGATATAATAACGACAGGACTTTTTTTACAAAGCTAACAACCACTGCTATTCCTTATGTAAAAGTCTCGCTCTCAAATCGTGGTAGTTTGGGAAGAAGACAAAACTATAGTCACGAATTCAAATATATTCCTGAGCAATATCTCAGAAGAAGAACTGATAGCTGGCAGACAGGACTTTATATTACACATACTGTTCAGAACAATTTCTTTTATGATTTAAAGTTTTCTTACTTCAATCAGGGTTTTTATTCCGGAATTGATAAAGATACATCGCAATACCTTTCAACATCACAAAGAGAATATCTGCCAATCGGAACTGGCTTTGAATTTTTTGCCAAAGCAGATCCACTTGAATTGATTGATAGCAGAACAGTTACTCTTGACGGAAAACTTGATGCAGTATGGCAGTTTAATAATACAAATGAAGTTAAGTTCGGAGCATCATACAAAAAGCATCGTTTAAAATATTTTTATGTGTATGATCCTAAAAGAAATTTTCCTTATAAGAATGATTATGTAACAGAACCCTTTGAGTTAGCCGGATATATTCAGGACAAAATTGAATTGCCGTATCTGGTAATTAATCTCGGATTGCGTTTCGATTATATGAACGCAAATATCACTTTCAGAAACAATCCGCTCGATCCGAATTCATTGGTAAAAGCTAAATCAAGATCACAACTTTCTCCAAGAGTTGGAATTGCTCATCCAATTTCTGACAGAACGAAACTTCATTTTTCATACGGACACTTTTTCCAGAATCCTGATTTTCAATATCTGTTCGAGAATAACCAATATGATTTGAATGTGAGAGAACCTTTGATTGGGCAGCCCGGACTTGATGCACAAAGAACAATTTCTTACGAGGTGGGAATTGCTCATCAGTTTTCAGATAGAATAGCAATCAATCTTACAACCTATTACAAAGACATAACTGGTCTTATCGGAACAAGATATTATTTCCCGTTTCAGGATGGAAGATATATTGGTTATACACTTTATGTTAATGAAGATTATGCAAATGTAAAAGGTTTCGAAATTAATCTTGATATAAGACCTGACAGATATTTCTCTGGCGGACTGAGTTATACTTATTCAGTTGCAAAAGGAAGTGCATCTTCAGAAACAGAACAATATCCGGGCACGCAGGAATCAACACTTCTCTATTATCTGGATTTTGACAGAACACATGTTCTTAATGTAACGGGAAGTTACACAATTCCCGAAAATGAAGGACCCGTTTTATTTGACAAACACATTTTTGACAGAATGGATTTCAGCTTTGTGTTTAGAGCAAGTTCAGGTGCTCCTTACACTCCTGGTGGAAGAGATGTTGGTTTTGTTATAAAGAATTCTTTAAGACAACCGGGAACATATACTTTGGATTTAATGATCGGAAAAGAATTCGAAATTATGAACCAATTGAAAGTCAGGTTGTTCGCAGAAATTCTAAATGTGACTGATCATAGAAACATACTTTATGTTTACAGAGATACCGGTGAACCGGATTTTACTTTTGAAGGAAATCATTCGGTTGAATGGATGCGTGATCCTTCAAACTTTGGTCCACCAAGATCAATTAGACTTGGAACAACAATCAGATTCTGA
- a CDS encoding transposase, with the protein MNGSKKEYPQRKRNRLREFDYSNDGYYFITICVDEMVNCFGKVESSDVILNDYGKVIKTILTGLSTKYKCCEIDYYIIMPNHIHFIMIIDNSNKNLTCSVPKIVGAFKSVTTIEIHKMGLENFKWQRSYYDRIIRNESKLFYIRQYIEQNPLRWELEKDNPENLELM; encoded by the coding sequence ATGAATGGTAGTAAAAAAGAATACCCACAGCGGAAAAGAAACAGGTTAAGAGAATTTGATTATTCGAATGACGGATATTACTTCATTACAATTTGTGTTGATGAAATGGTAAATTGTTTTGGAAAAGTAGAGTCATCAGATGTTATTCTAAATGACTATGGTAAAGTTATAAAAACAATATTAACAGGTCTAAGTACGAAATATAAATGCTGTGAAATTGACTATTATATAATAATGCCAAATCATATTCACTTTATTATGATAATAGATAATTCAAATAAAAATCTTACTTGTAGTGTCCCTAAGATTGTAGGTGCTTTTAAGTCGGTTACTACCATTGAGATACATAAAATGGGTTTGGAAAACTTTAAATGGCAAAGAAGTTACTATGATCGGATAATCAGAAATGAGAGCAAATTGTTTTACATCCGACAATATATAGAACAGAATCCTTTAAGATGGGAATTAGAAAAGGACAATCCAGAAAATTTAGAATTAATGTAG
- a CDS encoding Type 1 glutamine amidotransferase-like domain-containing protein: MQLKNIITLIFTFNLIITLPLFAQGYVCAIGGGSENYNDWSDAPYSWIVQKADSGKIIIIDVTDATSWLPNYFMSLGADTAYNKTIATTSAANLQSTYDELLTAKAIFIRGGDQWDYIRLWKGTKVDSAIQYVFNNGGVIAGTSAGAAVLGDVDFSAQNGSAYPDEALQNPFYNRMKFENNFLKLVPNVLFDTHFIERGRHGRLIAMIYNQYFNFGIDLIGAGIDDRTAICISPDGVGEVMGSGAVSIFYKDNLTKYSPFTSGKYTIENLKTHILTKGWKFNFITKEITFIPSSAKDVDTNRSWQFPLTDFYLTGSNNISSLLNTSFSEFLSAVNSSNVVIISHPGFSISLSTITSYLSSNSFNYSVVNITNSNLNDANEAAKISVGTCFVFAGDSLNVLSYLNQTGNLVPDAFQLSVQYGKPIFFFGNAGKISGEKFVGNTDTDVYASYRGKMKLNEGINLFGDLIFQPMLFDDSDFYENRMSSVLLGMMRSRKRLGLYLNSSSYVKILSSDKSVSGVSAIPYLIVDAREATKVDSSTYRAINSIGPRQVVAFDHLRFSLTNYPQIKYLTEQGRFDFLTEVNEATSDIQPKEFILYQNYPNPFNPETKIKFSIPNVILSLSKDDRDDVTLRQAQSDRKVSLKIYDVLGGEIATLVNDYKPAGTYEVEFDGTNLSSGIYFYRLSIGNYSVTKSMVLLK, from the coding sequence ATGCAACTGAAAAATATCATCACTCTCATTTTCACTTTTAATCTTATTATCACTCTTCCTCTCTTTGCTCAGGGCTATGTTTGCGCAATTGGCGGTGGATCAGAAAATTATAATGATTGGAGCGATGCACCATACAGTTGGATTGTTCAGAAAGCTGATAGTGGAAAAATAATAATCATTGATGTTACTGATGCTACAAGCTGGCTTCCAAATTATTTTATGTCACTTGGTGCGGATACTGCTTATAACAAAACCATCGCAACAACCTCTGCAGCAAATCTTCAATCAACTTATGATGAACTGTTAACTGCAAAAGCAATTTTCATTCGTGGTGGTGATCAGTGGGATTATATCCGTTTGTGGAAAGGAACAAAGGTTGATTCTGCAATTCAATATGTCTTTAATAACGGTGGAGTAATTGCAGGAACAAGTGCAGGTGCAGCAGTACTTGGCGATGTTGATTTCAGTGCGCAGAACGGTTCAGCTTATCCTGATGAAGCTTTGCAAAATCCATTCTACAACCGGATGAAATTTGAAAATAATTTTCTGAAACTCGTACCAAATGTTTTGTTCGATACTCATTTTATTGAACGAGGACGACACGGAAGATTAATTGCGATGATTTACAATCAGTATTTCAACTTTGGTATAGATTTAATTGGTGCCGGTATTGATGACAGAACTGCAATTTGTATTTCGCCAGATGGAGTTGGAGAAGTGATGGGAAGTGGTGCTGTTTCAATTTTTTATAAAGATAATCTTACGAAATATTCACCATTCACATCCGGTAAGTACACAATTGAAAATTTAAAAACTCACATTCTCACCAAAGGATGGAAATTTAATTTCATCACTAAAGAAATTACTTTCATTCCGTCTTCAGCAAAAGATGTTGATACAAACAGAAGCTGGCAATTTCCTTTAACTGATTTTTATTTAACCGGAAGTAACAACATTTCTTCTTTACTCAATACAAGTTTTTCTGAATTTCTTTCCGCAGTTAATAGTAGTAATGTAGTTATTATCAGTCATCCGGGATTTAGTATTTCACTCTCGACAATAACGAGTTATCTGAGCAGTAATAGTTTCAACTACTCAGTTGTTAATATCACCAACTCTAATCTTAACGATGCAAATGAAGCAGCTAAAATCAGCGTTGGAACTTGCTTTGTTTTTGCCGGAGATTCATTAAATGTTTTATCATACCTGAACCAAACAGGTAATCTTGTTCCCGATGCATTCCAATTATCAGTACAATACGGTAAACCAATTTTCTTTTTTGGTAATGCAGGAAAAATTTCCGGAGAAAAGTTTGTCGGGAATACAGACACAGATGTTTATGCGTCATATCGCGGAAAGATGAAATTAAATGAAGGAATAAATCTTTTCGGTGATTTAATCTTTCAGCCAATGCTTTTTGATGATTCGGATTTTTACGAAAACAGAATGAGTTCAGTTTTGTTGGGAATGATGAGAAGCAGAAAAAGACTTGGACTTTATTTGAACAGCAGCAGCTATGTTAAAATTTTATCCTCAGATAAAAGTGTGAGCGGCGTTTCCGCAATTCCTTATCTGATTGTCGATGCACGGGAAGCTACAAAAGTTGATTCATCAACTTACAGAGCGATCAACAGTATTGGACCCAGACAAGTTGTTGCATTTGATCATCTAAGATTTTCTCTTACGAATTATCCGCAAATAAAATATTTAACAGAGCAGGGAAGATTTGATTTTCTTACTGAGGTTAATGAAGCAACATCGGACATTCAACCAAAAGAATTTATTCTTTATCAGAATTATCCAAATCCGTTTAATCCAGAAACAAAAATAAAATTCAGTATTCCAAATGTCATCCTGAGTTTATCGAAGGATGACAGAGACGATGTCACTCTTCGACAAGCTCAGAGTGACAGAAAAGTCTCTTTGAAAATTTATGATGTACTTGGTGGTGAAATTGCAACATTAGTTAATGATTATAAACCCGCCGGCACATATGAAGTCGAATTTGACGGAACGAATCTTTCCAGTGGAATTTATTTCTATCGATTATCAATCGGAAATTATTCAGTAACAAAATCAATGGTATTATTGAAATAA
- a CDS encoding PorV/PorQ family protein, whose product MKKIFIILMILFNAISFAQNPNLGTSGAQFLQIPVSARSEALGNAIVGLADDAGSVFYNPAGIVKVKNIEVFFSYAKWFDLFDLNAASVVYNAGDFGSLGASMILFTTGKMEITTEENPNGTGRYFDAGDLALGITYARYLTDRFNVGLTIKYVHQQIWNETANGFAFDIGTQYLIDFQNLTIAMSMTNFGGDMMFDGPDLDVVHLKDPNFPISRLTPARLKTDEYPLPLHFQVGIGFDIYQTDFMKIRGGIDATHPNDNKERVHFGSEISFFDRLYIRGGYKLNYDDQKFSFGAGANVPFSDTFVYFDYSYSVYDLLPSVHRISLKLTM is encoded by the coding sequence ATGAAAAAGATTTTTATAATATTGATGATTTTATTTAATGCAATCAGCTTTGCACAGAATCCAAACCTTGGTACAAGCGGAGCGCAATTTTTACAGATACCAGTAAGTGCCAGATCAGAAGCACTTGGCAATGCAATCGTCGGCTTAGCTGATGATGCAGGTTCTGTATTCTATAATCCGGCTGGAATAGTTAAAGTTAAAAACATTGAAGTGTTTTTCTCATATGCAAAATGGTTTGATTTGTTTGACCTGAATGCTGCCTCAGTTGTTTATAACGCCGGTGATTTTGGTTCGCTTGGTGCAAGTATGATTTTATTCACTACAGGTAAAATGGAAATTACAACTGAAGAAAATCCAAACGGCACCGGAAGATATTTTGATGCAGGTGATTTGGCATTGGGAATCACTTATGCAAGATATCTTACTGATAGGTTTAATGTCGGATTAACAATTAAATATGTTCATCAGCAAATCTGGAATGAAACAGCAAACGGTTTTGCATTCGATATCGGGACTCAATATCTGATTGATTTTCAGAATCTTACAATTGCTATGAGTATGACAAACTTTGGTGGGGATATGATGTTTGATGGTCCGGACCTGGATGTTGTGCATCTTAAAGATCCCAACTTTCCTATTAGCAGATTAACTCCTGCACGATTAAAAACTGATGAGTATCCTTTACCATTACATTTTCAGGTAGGAATTGGTTTCGATATTTATCAGACGGATTTTATGAAGATACGCGGTGGCATTGATGCTACACATCCGAATGATAATAAAGAACGTGTTCACTTCGGTAGCGAAATATCATTCTTCGATAGATTATATATTCGTGGTGGATATAAATTAAACTATGATGATCAGAAGTTCAGCTTTGGTGCAGGTGCAAATGTTCCGTTCTCAGATACATTTGTTTACTTTGATTATTCGTACTCAGTTTATGATTTGCTTCCAAGTGTGCACAGAATTTCATTAAAATTAACTATGTAG
- a CDS encoding M14 family zinc carboxypeptidase, with translation MKKIFVIITLTFNLIVAQQTPLEKSNFTKLTSHDELKQFIQEVDYNSDLIKTEVLTKSIEGRELFAVYFSKDEFGVDKTKLKVLIFAQQHGNEQSGKEAALLLINELLKPENQYLFDKIDFALVPQMNPDGSEKNQRRNGNGMDLNRNHLILTEPETIALHKLFDKYLFEVTMDVHEYWPFGEEWKKLGFRRNFDVTVGAVTNINISEKIKKLSYEKYFPFVFDFVKEKGYTAFHYLPGGPVGVDYLRYSTFDINDGRQSFGIQNTLSFIQEGMNGENYSTDNIERRARSQMAGMLALLKFSYDNKDEIKKLIADEREKLIENKVDDKVAIQLDHFSDGTELKLNLLSYYSNNDTIVAVNDFRSVVKSLYDVERPKGYLIPKQFTDLKNWMDNHNLLYEEAKSVKCDKIEEYFIDSIGTIDFERDTIINPYISVNEIKDKIDLDKYYFLPVSQLKNNMIVIALEPKSMLGLVTYKQYEYLLKPKEKYKILRVIN, from the coding sequence ATGAAAAAAATATTTGTTATAATCACCTTAACATTTAACCTCATTGTTGCACAACAAACACCGCTCGAAAAATCAAACTTCACAAAACTTACCTCGCACGATGAACTAAAACAGTTTATTCAGGAGGTTGATTATAATTCTGATTTGATAAAAACAGAAGTACTTACTAAATCAATCGAAGGCAGAGAGCTTTTTGCAGTTTATTTTTCGAAAGATGAATTTGGTGTTGATAAAACCAAATTGAAAGTTTTAATCTTTGCACAACAGCACGGCAATGAGCAGTCGGGAAAAGAAGCCGCACTTCTTTTAATTAACGAATTACTTAAACCCGAAAATCAATACTTGTTTGATAAAATTGATTTTGCACTTGTGCCTCAAATGAATCCGGATGGTTCTGAAAAAAATCAAAGACGAAACGGAAACGGAATGGATTTAAATCGTAATCATCTGATTCTGACAGAGCCGGAAACAATTGCACTTCACAAGCTATTCGATAAATATCTTTTCGAAGTTACAATGGATGTACACGAATATTGGCCCTTTGGTGAAGAATGGAAAAAACTTGGCTTCAGGAGAAACTTTGATGTAACTGTTGGTGCAGTAACAAACATTAATATCTCTGAGAAAATCAAAAAGCTTTCTTATGAAAAATATTTTCCTTTCGTTTTTGATTTTGTAAAAGAAAAAGGTTATACAGCATTTCATTATTTGCCTGGTGGTCCTGTTGGTGTCGATTATCTTCGCTATAGTACTTTTGATATAAACGATGGACGACAAAGTTTCGGAATTCAGAATACTCTATCTTTTATTCAGGAAGGAATGAACGGAGAAAATTACAGCACAGACAATATTGAGAGACGAGCAAGAAGTCAGATGGCAGGAATGCTTGCTTTGTTAAAGTTTAGTTATGATAACAAAGATGAAATTAAAAAACTTATTGCTGATGAAAGAGAAAAACTAATTGAAAATAAAGTCGATGATAAGGTTGCAATTCAACTTGATCATTTTTCAGATGGAACTGAGCTTAAATTGAATCTGCTTTCTTATTACTCAAATAACGACACAATTGTAGCGGTAAATGATTTCAGATCAGTTGTCAAATCTCTTTATGATGTTGAAAGACCGAAAGGATATTTAATACCAAAACAGTTTACTGATCTGAAAAACTGGATGGATAATCATAATCTTCTCTATGAAGAAGCTAAATCAGTTAAATGTGATAAGATTGAAGAATATTTTATTGACTCGATTGGCACAATTGATTTTGAAAGAGATACGATAATCAATCCCTATATTTCTGTTAACGAAATAAAAGATAAAATTGATTTGGATAAATATTATTTTCTTCCGGTCAGTCAATTAAAAAATAATATGATTGTCATTGCACTTGAACCAAAATCAATGCTGGGATTGGTAACTTATAAACAGTATGAGTATTTATTGAAGCCAAAAGAAAAATATAAAATTCTGAGAGTTATAAATTAG
- a CDS encoding T9SS type A sorting domain-containing protein → MKNFTFFLLVFLIGFADVFAQATFSTGQIDVNVGTYGRIRLLTTGDQVRHLQRASALVGVGPNAVWDYQNDADVEVPTTLVTNPQLSDYEITGSYNNAYSGLSPDVLINYNIYGWNNTEYMILKMTVKNRETSAINAKIGLDIIPELDQTYGNDTVTYLPANGIIRFHRGSARNMGLKLLSHNLHSLISFEWFNGYTADTNYWNWLNYGSIQNQYPGGVEGPVTIPSQSFVNLNPNDSIAVFYAFAIGENENEIIAAISEAQTKYSTVLSVDKKISEIPTGYSLEQNYPNPFNPNTKIQFSVNKAQSVSLKVFDVLGNEIATLVNEELTPGIYEYNFDASNLSSGVYYYKLQSGNYSETKKMILMR, encoded by the coding sequence ATGAAAAACTTTACTTTTTTCCTTCTTGTTTTTTTGATTGGCTTTGCTGATGTATTCGCGCAAGCAACATTCAGCACCGGCCAGATTGATGTGAATGTAGGCACTTACGGAAGAATCAGATTGTTAACAACCGGCGACCAGGTTAGACATTTACAAAGAGCTTCAGCCCTTGTTGGTGTTGGACCAAATGCAGTTTGGGATTATCAAAATGATGCTGATGTTGAAGTTCCAACTACATTAGTAACTAATCCACAACTTAGTGATTATGAAATTACCGGAAGTTATAACAATGCTTATAGCGGACTATCTCCAGACGTTTTAATTAATTACAATATTTATGGTTGGAATAATACTGAGTATATGATTTTAAAGATGACAGTTAAGAACAGGGAAACTTCAGCAATTAATGCTAAAATTGGTTTGGATATTATTCCAGAACTCGATCAGACATATGGAAATGATACAGTAACATATTTGCCAGCAAATGGAATTATCAGATTTCATAGAGGCAGTGCAAGGAATATGGGATTAAAACTTCTTTCTCACAATCTTCATTCATTAATTTCTTTTGAGTGGTTTAACGGATATACAGCAGATACAAACTATTGGAACTGGTTAAATTATGGTTCAATTCAAAATCAATATCCAGGCGGTGTTGAAGGACCTGTTACAATTCCGTCTCAATCTTTTGTTAATCTAAATCCAAATGATTCAATAGCTGTTTTTTACGCTTTTGCAATTGGTGAAAACGAAAACGAAATTATTGCAGCAATTTCGGAAGCACAAACAAAATATAGCACTGTTCTGAGTGTAGATAAAAAAATTTCTGAAATTCCAACAGGTTATTCCTTAGAACAGAATTATCCAAATCCATTTAACCCGAATACTAAAATTCAGTTCTCGGTGAATAAAGCACAATCTGTCTCTCTTAAAGTTTTTGATGTACTTGGTAATGAAATAGCAACTTTAGTTAATGAAGAACTAACCCCTGGCATTTATGAATATAACTTTGATGCATCCAATTTGAGCAGTGGAGTTTATTACTACAAACTTCAATCTGGCAATTATTCTGAAACTAAGAAAATGATTCTGATGAGATAA
- the menC gene encoding o-succinylbenzoate synthase, whose amino-acid sequence MKIEKIELRHIKMELVSPFTTSMGTEYDEEHIIVRVDGEGLTGWGECVAEGTPFYSYETVTTAWHILQDFLIPSILGKNILSIGDAIKAYSKVRGHRMAKAGLEAALWDLFAKSKNISLSKMMGGTKEKIDVGVSIGIQNSVEELIKKIEGYLSEGYKRIKIKIAPGKDIQFVRAVRKEFPDILFQVDANSAYSLDDIELLKQMDDYNLLLIEQPLGYEDIYAHSKLQKQLKTSICLDESIHSLDDTRAAIELDSCRVINIKPGRVGGFTESKLIHDYCASENIPVWCGGMLESGIGRAGNVALASLPNFTLPGDISASKRYYKEDIVEPEFVVNPDGTMNVPTKPGIGVEVNMKMLEKVTVRRAEFN is encoded by the coding sequence ATGAAAATTGAAAAAATTGAACTTCGTCATATTAAAATGGAATTGGTTTCACCATTTACAACTTCAATGGGAACAGAATACGATGAAGAACATATTATTGTTCGTGTTGATGGTGAAGGACTAACCGGTTGGGGAGAATGTGTTGCCGAAGGAACACCATTTTATTCATATGAAACAGTTACAACTGCCTGGCATATCTTACAGGATTTTTTAATTCCGTCAATTCTTGGAAAAAATATTTTAAGCATTGGCGATGCAATAAAAGCTTATTCAAAAGTTCGCGGACACAGAATGGCAAAAGCCGGACTTGAAGCAGCTTTGTGGGATTTGTTTGCTAAGTCAAAAAATATTTCTCTCTCAAAAATGATGGGCGGAACAAAAGAAAAAATTGATGTCGGTGTAAGTATTGGCATTCAAAATTCAGTTGAGGAACTTATCAAAAAAATTGAAGGATACCTTTCAGAAGGTTATAAGAGAATTAAGATTAAAATTGCTCCTGGAAAAGATATTCAATTTGTAAGAGCGGTTCGAAAAGAGTTTCCTGATATTTTATTCCAGGTTGATGCAAACTCTGCTTATAGTTTGGATGATATCGAATTATTAAAGCAAATGGATGATTACAATTTACTATTGATTGAACAGCCGCTTGGGTATGAAGATATTTATGCACATTCCAAATTACAGAAGCAATTAAAAACGTCGATTTGTCTTGATGAAAGCATTCACTCGCTTGATGATACTCGTGCAGCAATTGAATTAGATAGTTGCAGGGTTATAAACATTAAACCCGGTCGCGTTGGTGGATTTACAGAATCAAAACTAATACACGATTACTGCGCATCTGAAAATATTCCTGTTTGGTGCGGTGGAATGCTGGAAAGCGGAATCGGACGAGCAGGAAATGTTGCACTTGCATCATTACCGAATTTTACTTTGCCCGGAGATATTTCTGCAAGTAAAAGATATTACAAAGAAGATATAGTTGAACCTGAATTTGTAGTCAATCCGGACGGAACGATGAATGTTCCAACCAAACCTGGAATTGGTGTTGAAGTGAATATGAAAATGCTTGAAAAAGTGACGGTTAGAAGAGCTGAATTTAACTGA